From Vibrio splendidus, a single genomic window includes:
- a CDS encoding sensor histidine kinase encodes MPIRRHWWTKWAFRFKTMVRYRLLFLTSAPIILTLCALVAITLYWSVHYTWQGALIDVDERLDVADNSIHLIQNQQAYNVQAFAESYNFRIKLTSDISKEELTRWVSENKSRYELDFLRWRSVESMEKKLEYLNMTHKESFFSVLSKNELNDLDQNLARQAEVPMLNSQNVETRGLVSRTVVSIRDKNDHVIGFLDGGILLNNSTQLVDQISNLIYPQREGFNRRIGTVTVFLDDLRVSTNVPLSSEESAGRAIGTRVSHEVHSKVLNEGKEWLDRAYVYDAWYITAYQPIHDQFDNVIGMLYTGYLIWPLVETYLTNLGEISITIVLLLLASGLIVHRGARDLFNPIERIHKVVKLVQMGQDKRIGTLGLNDQHELTLLAKQFDKMLDLLHERNQEIQQAASELECKVHSRTASLKEKTEELELHIKLLNQARDKLVVNEKLAALGELTAGIAHEINNPTAVILGNVELMKFELGDEVARVDEEVHAIMEQIDRIRNITRSLLQYSRHGGVQDEITWQHINPIVDESITLVKTGAKKKGIVYVSQLHAKTSVEVNRNQLLQILVNLQMNAIHAMDGKGTLTISSEDWVENGVSHGAIVHVEDEGCGIKEEQLKRIFSPFYTTKRDGTGLGLSVSQSILSQTGGEIRVESEVGKGSRFSIYLQQKATPQLLVSNL; translated from the coding sequence ATGCCGATTAGACGTCATTGGTGGACAAAGTGGGCGTTCAGGTTCAAAACCATGGTGCGTTATCGCCTGCTATTTCTAACATCCGCTCCCATCATTCTTACCTTGTGTGCGCTTGTCGCTATAACACTGTATTGGTCAGTACATTACACGTGGCAGGGTGCTCTGATTGATGTCGATGAACGTTTGGATGTTGCCGACAACAGTATCCATCTAATTCAGAACCAACAGGCCTATAACGTTCAAGCATTTGCTGAGTCTTACAACTTCCGAATCAAACTCACGAGTGATATTTCGAAAGAAGAGCTCACACGTTGGGTTTCTGAAAACAAATCTCGCTATGAACTCGATTTCCTGCGCTGGCGTAGCGTCGAGAGCATGGAAAAAAAACTTGAATACCTCAATATGACACACAAAGAATCGTTCTTTAGTGTATTGAGCAAAAACGAACTCAACGATTTAGACCAAAACCTTGCCAGGCAAGCCGAAGTCCCAATGCTCAATAGTCAAAACGTTGAAACTCGGGGTTTGGTTAGCCGCACCGTTGTGTCGATTCGTGACAAGAATGATCACGTAATTGGTTTTCTTGATGGGGGGATCCTCCTTAATAACAGCACACAGTTGGTTGATCAGATCAGCAATCTCATTTATCCGCAACGCGAGGGGTTCAATCGTCGTATTGGCACCGTTACTGTGTTTCTTGATGACCTACGTGTCAGCACTAATGTACCGTTAAGCAGCGAAGAAAGTGCAGGGCGCGCCATTGGTACTCGTGTTTCTCACGAGGTTCATTCTAAAGTATTGAATGAAGGCAAAGAGTGGCTAGATAGAGCGTATGTTTACGACGCTTGGTACATTACTGCGTATCAACCGATTCATGACCAATTCGATAACGTCATCGGCATGCTTTATACCGGTTATCTGATTTGGCCATTAGTGGAAACATACTTGACTAACCTTGGCGAAATCAGCATTACGATTGTGTTGTTGTTACTGGCTTCTGGTTTGATCGTTCACCGTGGTGCTCGTGATCTTTTCAATCCCATTGAACGCATTCATAAAGTCGTCAAGCTAGTGCAGATGGGGCAAGACAAGCGAATTGGTACTCTTGGTTTGAACGATCAACACGAGCTGACTTTGCTCGCTAAACAATTCGACAAGATGTTAGATTTGCTGCACGAACGTAATCAAGAGATCCAACAAGCTGCTTCAGAACTCGAATGTAAGGTTCATTCTCGAACTGCTAGCTTGAAAGAGAAAACCGAAGAATTAGAACTGCATATCAAGCTGTTGAATCAAGCTCGAGACAAGCTGGTGGTCAATGAAAAGTTAGCCGCGCTAGGAGAATTAACCGCGGGCATTGCCCATGAGATTAATAACCCTACAGCGGTGATTCTTGGCAATGTCGAATTAATGAAGTTTGAACTCGGTGACGAAGTCGCTCGTGTAGACGAAGAAGTCCACGCCATCATGGAGCAGATTGACCGAATCCGAAACATCACACGAAGCCTGCTTCAATATAGCCGTCATGGTGGTGTACAAGATGAGATTACTTGGCAACACATCAATCCAATCGTTGATGAGAGTATTACGCTTGTCAAAACGGGGGCTAAGAAGAAGGGCATTGTGTACGTATCCCAACTGCACGCGAAAACGTCTGTCGAAGTGAACCGCAACCAATTGCTGCAGATTCTGGTTAATCTACAGATGAACGCGATTCACGCTATGGACGGAAAGGGCACATTAACTATTTCAAGTGAAGACTGGGTTGAAAATGGCGTGTCTCATGGGGCTATTGTTCATGTTGAAGACGAAGGCTGTGGTATCAAAGAAGAGCAACTGAAACGTATTTTCTCGCCTTTCTATACCACCAAACGAGACGGTACAGGTTTAGGTTTGTCAGTATCTCAAAGTATCTTGAGTCAAACAGGTGGCGAGATACGTGTCGAATCAGAAGTAGGCAAGGGAAGCCGCTTTAGTATCTACCTTCAGCAAAAAGCGACACCACAGTTGTTGGTCTCAAACCTATAA
- a CDS encoding methyl-accepting chemotaxis protein → MKLSNLSIKSKLISIVILSVVLLVMASSFNLMQQRESSMQERQDKLSAQVETAVSLASYYYSQRNVLGEEVAKKQALQAIETLRYDTTNYFWILNQQLNVVIHPLKPELNGKNAGNFKDGAGKHHWREMVNISRTPEEKGFLDYQWMSPQGELKDKISYVQLFPEWNWIVGSGILVADIQDAFYALALKEGLVAVVLSGLLFAMGYAISNNILVPLNKLIDNTHKIADGDLRVRMNMKRKDELGDMSNQIDTMLNKLQSTLRTANESADLSSNMASHIAQASEEAATSVNSQHAQLELLSTAMTEMSATISDVAVNAENTAASTNKVVEHANQNDQNMQVTSKTISQVSENISTANDLVRDLQSGVTEISQVVSVIRDVSEQTNLLALNAAIEAARAGEQGRGFAVVADEVRNLASRTQNSTNEVQSTIEKLTQQAERTFKAMQSSNEKVDHSVVASNETRQQLDVIVNELHNANDMVAQIAAASEQQSTVATEMSASVTGIHLAANEVLQASQSLAEDSQKMANTTEHLTDQLKYFKV, encoded by the coding sequence ATGAAATTAAGTAATCTATCTATTAAATCAAAACTTATCTCCATCGTCATTTTATCGGTTGTTCTATTGGTAATGGCGTCATCTTTCAACCTAATGCAACAACGTGAAAGCTCAATGCAAGAGCGCCAAGATAAACTCAGTGCTCAAGTCGAAACCGCGGTCAGCTTAGCGAGCTATTATTACAGCCAACGTAACGTGCTCGGTGAAGAAGTAGCAAAGAAACAAGCGCTGCAAGCGATTGAAACGCTTCGTTACGACACCACTAATTATTTCTGGATCTTAAACCAACAACTCAACGTTGTTATCCATCCATTAAAACCTGAACTCAATGGCAAGAACGCAGGTAACTTTAAAGATGGTGCAGGTAAACACCACTGGCGTGAGATGGTCAACATTTCACGTACCCCAGAGGAGAAAGGGTTTCTTGATTATCAATGGATGAGCCCGCAAGGTGAACTCAAAGACAAGATCTCATATGTACAGCTATTCCCTGAGTGGAATTGGATTGTTGGCTCGGGAATCTTAGTTGCGGATATTCAAGACGCTTTCTATGCATTAGCGCTCAAAGAAGGACTGGTCGCGGTTGTATTATCAGGCCTGTTGTTTGCTATGGGCTACGCGATTTCTAACAATATCCTTGTGCCACTTAACAAGCTTATCGACAACACCCATAAGATTGCAGATGGGGATCTTCGTGTACGCATGAACATGAAACGTAAAGATGAACTGGGCGATATGAGTAATCAAATTGATACCATGCTCAACAAGTTACAAAGCACGCTTCGTACAGCGAATGAATCAGCAGATTTATCCAGTAATATGGCGAGTCACATTGCACAAGCCAGTGAAGAGGCTGCGACCAGTGTTAACTCACAGCATGCTCAACTTGAGTTGTTGTCGACAGCGATGACAGAAATGAGTGCCACCATTTCTGATGTCGCTGTTAATGCTGAAAATACTGCCGCAAGCACCAATAAGGTTGTCGAGCACGCAAATCAGAACGACCAGAACATGCAAGTAACGTCTAAAACCATATCTCAAGTTTCAGAAAACATTTCGACCGCGAACGATCTCGTCAGAGACTTGCAATCTGGTGTCACAGAGATAAGCCAAGTGGTGAGCGTGATACGTGATGTATCTGAGCAAACTAACTTGTTAGCGCTTAATGCGGCAATAGAAGCAGCCCGAGCAGGTGAGCAAGGAAGAGGGTTCGCGGTAGTCGCAGATGAAGTCCGTAACCTCGCAAGCCGCACTCAAAACTCAACCAATGAAGTTCAATCGACGATTGAAAAACTGACTCAGCAAGCCGAGCGTACCTTTAAAGCAATGCAAAGCAGCAATGAGAAAGTCGATCACAGTGTTGTCGCGTCTAACGAAACTCGCCAACAACTCGATGTGATAGTGAATGAGCTTCATAACGCCAACGACATGGTCGCACAGATCGCCGCCGCATCGGAGCAACAAAGCACGGTAGCAACCGAAATGAGTGCAAGTGTCACAGGGATTCATCTTGCGGCTAACGAAGTACTGCAAGCTTCACAGTCGTTAGCTGAGGATAGTCAGAAAATGGCCAACACTACCGAGCACCTAACCGATCAGTTGAAGTACTTTAAGGTTTAA
- a CDS encoding mechanosensitive ion channel family protein, giving the protein MKKLFILLFVGLASVVSFPTFATEELANVENISKIASLVRWSGVFFSMIVIAAMWLLLKFINSLVTSFGSQFVQYRMLLQKLQSFTQFFIYVSTGLIVFMMSFRINDQILALIGGTLAVSVGFALKDLAASFIAGITVMIDRPFQVGDRVTFEGNYGDIITIGLRSVRMRTLNDDIITIPNNKFLNEVTTSGNYGALDMQVVIPFYVGMNEDITLARDLIQEAASSSRYIHLPKPVTVLVKQTITDNYLAIQLTCKAYVVDTAYEKLFETDITLRVMKEFRKHNINPPKISVTAH; this is encoded by the coding sequence ATGAAGAAGTTATTTATCCTACTATTTGTTGGCTTGGCAAGTGTTGTCAGTTTCCCGACCTTCGCGACGGAAGAGTTAGCTAACGTAGAAAACATCTCAAAGATTGCGAGTTTAGTGCGTTGGAGCGGCGTGTTCTTCTCCATGATCGTTATTGCCGCAATGTGGTTGTTGCTTAAGTTCATCAATTCGTTGGTGACCAGTTTTGGTAGTCAGTTCGTGCAATATCGAATGCTGCTACAAAAACTGCAGTCGTTTACTCAATTCTTTATTTACGTGAGCACCGGCCTTATCGTGTTCATGATGAGCTTTCGAATCAACGATCAAATACTGGCTTTGATTGGTGGTACCCTCGCCGTGTCGGTCGGCTTTGCGCTTAAAGACTTGGCAGCATCATTCATCGCCGGTATCACTGTGATGATTGACAGACCTTTTCAAGTTGGTGACCGCGTCACGTTTGAAGGTAACTATGGCGACATCATTACCATCGGTTTGCGTTCTGTTCGAATGAGAACCCTGAACGATGACATCATCACGATCCCGAACAACAAGTTCTTAAACGAAGTAACGACCAGTGGTAACTATGGCGCGCTGGATATGCAGGTGGTGATTCCATTTTATGTCGGTATGAATGAAGACATCACCCTAGCTCGAGACTTGATTCAAGAAGCGGCGTCTTCTAGTCGTTACATCCATTTGCCGAAGCCTGTTACGGTTCTGGTCAAACAGACGATCACGGATAATTACTTGGCGATACAGCTAACTTGTAAGGCCTATGTGGTCGACACGGCGTATGAGAAGCTGTTTGAAACCGATATTACCTTGCGTGTGATGAAAGAGTTTAGAAAACACAATATCAACCCTCCGAAGATTTCAGTGACTGCACATTAA
- a CDS encoding ATP-binding protein, with the protein MRSLSRFLIFTLAILSWPSHANLEYDLQSQPQVSNSAVDLDKRIDSLPDPLFMEQSDRRQVNILLAEVLRVQKLEIKTFEQQVKAYRDNNDADQWFAVQTSYVTLNSLNVSKQHLLEQTNSANKERLTGFGPYGVTQFKQEWELTKLNIEYLVYFQIRSFKALVKDIFISPVPVIWASLKVLFIYFGLVWWLANSTRLIELFRVNFLEAKTNPPFLVRVIWYISRAERAIAWLIAITLSLRVLSSIPSLQHLIFLEIFTWWILGGSIAISFILEFAYRLGRTSNQEVIALRLSTIRRYVWSIIVAGLTLQISSITLGKGTIYSWIYSALFFWFVLVTISVLRLWRAKVFDTLQHISDRPVWVNWAVNRKETFLLNILATAIGIVWLSVYNFQHRIMALLSSYTLFSQALAYLFRIEVAKQSDLDKNQQNLVRIKGDKTYEYILPGNIDSTLIDYAGDEVKQLSRYLMSDSPAICIVSGERGVGATTLLYTLLHKVSNAEPVYVSCPYAGYQELLAHLAVSIGLEEEATEIQILAHLRKSNTTYLIAIDNAQRLVKPMVGGLSDLIRLTNLLRRSKKNHRVVISIAKSSWRFVDRARGERLLFDLVCFLPRWTEKQVGELLTSRINTDLEKPLSFDGLVVPKQWDQDDMSEEERARQGFYRILWHYSDGNPTVALRFFRLSLNRNKETDQAVVRLFHVPEAQELENMPKPMLAVLRSIVQLEIASPEVLSECTQLSIAEITGILRYFESRGYIGWHEEKARISEHWFRHITNVLDRQHLLVK; encoded by the coding sequence ATGCGTTCACTTTCGCGCTTCTTAATCTTCACTTTGGCCATTCTCTCTTGGCCGAGTCATGCCAACTTGGAATATGACTTACAATCTCAGCCTCAGGTATCTAATAGTGCTGTAGATCTGGATAAGCGTATTGATTCCCTACCTGATCCCCTCTTTATGGAGCAGTCGGACAGACGCCAAGTCAACATTTTACTTGCCGAAGTTCTGCGAGTTCAAAAGCTGGAAATCAAAACCTTCGAGCAACAGGTAAAAGCCTATAGAGATAACAACGACGCCGATCAATGGTTTGCCGTGCAAACGAGCTACGTCACATTGAATAGCTTGAACGTAAGTAAGCAGCACCTGTTAGAGCAGACCAACTCCGCGAATAAAGAGCGCTTAACCGGTTTTGGCCCATACGGCGTGACTCAATTTAAACAAGAGTGGGAATTAACCAAGCTCAATATTGAGTATCTTGTTTACTTCCAAATTCGTAGCTTTAAAGCATTAGTTAAAGACATTTTTATTTCTCCAGTGCCTGTCATTTGGGCTTCTCTAAAGGTGCTGTTCATTTACTTCGGTTTAGTATGGTGGCTTGCCAACAGCACTCGCTTGATTGAGTTGTTTAGAGTTAACTTTCTCGAAGCGAAAACGAACCCTCCTTTTCTGGTTCGTGTGATTTGGTATATCAGCCGCGCTGAGCGTGCGATTGCTTGGTTAATCGCTATCACACTTTCTTTGAGAGTGCTTTCTAGCATCCCTAGCCTGCAGCACCTGATTTTCCTAGAAATATTCACGTGGTGGATTCTAGGTGGTTCGATTGCTATCAGCTTTATTCTTGAATTTGCGTATCGCTTGGGTCGCACATCAAATCAAGAAGTCATCGCGCTGAGACTATCGACTATTCGTCGCTATGTTTGGAGTATTATTGTTGCAGGTCTGACTTTGCAGATATCGAGCATCACACTGGGTAAAGGCACCATTTACAGCTGGATCTACAGTGCGCTGTTTTTCTGGTTCGTGCTGGTCACGATATCGGTACTTAGATTATGGAGAGCGAAAGTCTTCGATACGCTGCAACACATCTCCGATCGTCCGGTGTGGGTTAACTGGGCGGTAAACCGCAAGGAAACCTTCTTACTTAATATACTGGCGACGGCAATTGGAATCGTCTGGTTGAGTGTTTACAACTTCCAACATCGAATCATGGCATTGCTTTCTAGTTACACGTTGTTTAGTCAGGCCTTAGCCTATCTCTTTCGAATCGAAGTGGCTAAGCAGTCTGATCTTGATAAAAACCAACAAAACTTGGTTCGAATCAAAGGAGACAAAACCTATGAGTACATTCTGCCGGGTAATATCGATAGCACCTTAATTGATTACGCGGGTGATGAGGTTAAGCAACTCTCTCGTTATTTGATGTCGGACAGCCCTGCTATTTGTATTGTTTCAGGCGAACGTGGTGTGGGTGCAACAACGCTGCTTTATACCTTGCTGCATAAAGTATCCAACGCAGAGCCTGTTTACGTGAGTTGCCCTTACGCGGGTTACCAAGAGCTCTTAGCGCATCTAGCCGTGAGCATCGGCTTGGAAGAAGAAGCGACTGAGATTCAGATCTTGGCGCACCTACGTAAAAGTAACACCACGTACCTAATTGCGATTGATAATGCCCAACGATTGGTTAAGCCAATGGTCGGTGGCTTGTCTGATTTGATTCGTTTAACCAACCTTCTCCGTCGTTCTAAAAAGAATCACCGTGTCGTGATATCGATTGCCAAATCAAGCTGGCGATTTGTTGATAGAGCGCGTGGCGAGCGTCTGCTGTTTGACTTGGTGTGTTTCCTACCACGTTGGACAGAGAAACAAGTTGGTGAGCTACTGACTAGCCGCATCAATACCGATCTTGAAAAGCCGTTATCGTTTGATGGTTTAGTTGTCCCTAAGCAGTGGGATCAAGATGACATGAGTGAAGAAGAACGTGCACGCCAAGGCTTCTATCGAATCTTATGGCACTACTCTGATGGCAACCCTACCGTTGCGCTGCGATTCTTTAGGCTCTCTTTGAACCGCAATAAAGAGACAGATCAAGCCGTGGTGCGTCTGTTCCATGTTCCTGAAGCGCAGGAACTAGAGAATATGCCAAAACCTATGCTGGCTGTACTTCGCTCTATCGTACAACTGGAGATAGCGTCTCCGGAAGTGTTGTCTGAATGTACTCAGCTGAGCATTGCAGAGATAACCGGGATTCTACGTTATTTTGAAAGCCGTGGTTATATTGGTTGGCATGAAGAAAAGGCTCGAATTTCTGAGCACTGGTTCCGCCACATTACTAATGTTCTCGACCGTCAACATCTACTGGTGAAGTAA
- a CDS encoding ABC-F family ATPase, whose protein sequence is MISTANITQQFGAKPLFENISVKFGEGNRYGLIGANGCGKSTFMKILSGELEPSAGNVSYDPNERVAKLNQDQFAYEEFTVIDTVIMGHKELWAIKQERDRIYSLPEMSEEDGMKVADLEVQFAEMDGYMAEAKAGELLLAVGIEESLHFGLMSEVAPGWKLRVLLSQVLFADPHIMLLDEPTNNLDMDTIKWLEDTLNQRNCTMIIISHDRHFLNSVCTHMADLDYGALRLFPGNYDEYMTAATQARERLLSDNAKKKAQIAELQTFVSRFSANASKAKQATSRAKQIDKIQLDEVKASSRQNPFIRFEQSKELFRNALVVENLSQGFEEDLYNKFDAIFEVGERVAIIGENGVGKTTLLNTLAGALEARTGEYKWSENSNIGYYAQDHAHDFEEDLNLFDWMSQWRQEGEDEQVVRSFLGRMLFGQDDIKKSVKVISGGEQGRMLLGKIMMHKPNILLMDEPTNHMDMESIEALNLALENYKGTLFFVSHDRVFVDSLATRVLEIKDGKINDFRGTYAEFLKARA, encoded by the coding sequence TTGATCTCCACAGCAAATATCACCCAACAATTCGGCGCTAAGCCACTTTTCGAAAATATTTCAGTTAAGTTCGGCGAAGGCAACCGCTACGGTTTAATCGGCGCGAATGGCTGTGGTAAATCGACGTTCATGAAGATCCTATCTGGTGAACTTGAGCCAAGTGCAGGTAACGTAAGCTACGATCCAAATGAGCGCGTTGCTAAGCTAAACCAAGATCAGTTTGCTTATGAAGAATTCACGGTAATCGACACGGTTATCATGGGTCACAAAGAGCTTTGGGCGATTAAGCAAGAGCGTGACCGTATTTACTCTTTGCCTGAAATGAGCGAAGAAGACGGCATGAAAGTGGCTGACCTTGAAGTTCAGTTCGCTGAAATGGACGGTTACATGGCAGAAGCGAAAGCGGGTGAGCTTCTTCTTGCTGTAGGTATTGAAGAATCACTGCACTTCGGTCTAATGAGCGAAGTGGCACCAGGTTGGAAACTTCGTGTTCTATTGTCTCAAGTACTGTTTGCAGACCCGCATATCATGCTTCTTGACGAACCAACGAACAACCTGGACATGGACACCATCAAGTGGTTGGAAGATACGCTAAACCAACGTAACTGCACAATGATCATCATTTCGCATGACCGTCACTTCCTAAACTCAGTTTGTACACACATGGCTGACCTTGATTACGGCGCACTTCGTCTGTTCCCTGGTAACTACGATGAGTACATGACAGCAGCGACACAAGCTCGTGAACGTCTACTTTCTGATAACGCGAAGAAGAAAGCACAAATTGCTGAACTTCAAACGTTCGTTTCTCGTTTCTCTGCTAACGCATCTAAAGCGAAACAAGCGACATCTCGTGCTAAACAGATCGACAAGATTCAACTAGATGAAGTAAAAGCGTCTAGCCGTCAAAACCCATTCATCCGTTTCGAACAGTCTAAAGAGCTATTCCGTAACGCACTTGTGGTTGAAAACCTATCTCAAGGTTTTGAAGAAGACCTATACAACAAGTTCGATGCGATTTTCGAAGTTGGTGAGCGTGTTGCTATCATCGGTGAGAACGGTGTGGGTAAAACAACACTACTTAACACACTAGCGGGTGCTCTAGAAGCGCGTACTGGTGAATATAAGTGGTCTGAAAACTCAAACATCGGTTACTACGCTCAAGATCACGCACATGATTTTGAAGAAGATCTAAACCTGTTTGATTGGATGAGCCAATGGCGTCAAGAAGGCGAAGACGAGCAAGTTGTTCGTAGCTTCCTAGGTCGTATGCTGTTTGGCCAAGACGACATCAAGAAGTCGGTAAAGGTTATCTCTGGTGGTGAGCAAGGTCGTATGCTTCTTGGCAAGATCATGATGCACAAACCAAACATCCTGCTAATGGATGAACCAACGAACCACATGGATATGGAATCTATCGAAGCACTTAACTTGGCTCTTGAGAACTACAAAGGCACATTGTTCTTCGTTTCTCACGACCGTGTATTCGTAGACTCTCTAGCGACTCGTGTTCTTGAAATCAAAGACGGCAAGATCAACGACTTCCGCGGTACTTACGCTGAGTTCTTGAAAGCACGCGCTTAG
- a CDS encoding methyl-accepting chemotaxis protein encodes MSNPSEPQRHSLSLSIRSKFILINLTLFVSVFIYAIYEQFSLDKLESLERAATENLRSSVDLLTLRRHEKDFLSRHDNKYAKRFDKTANTLNQRLVTLNQTLASHELHLSDQMTRISDTLHQYQKQFHQIVEQVNNIERTTAPLGFVAALDGKRTALKSAIESESSLALELALLELIEKDFHYLAHINDQTHMALADALKEFEPYSQTSVATEQAYSDYKAAVETLLLANTNLGLSAELGLRGALRSNVHQTEQAIEAVQTEISQAITAASTHTKNTLHLFGAAIVALLSLLLVFIGRNILARIKAINVMMESIANGDGDLTVRMNAKGNDELAQLAHSFDTFINKLHGNIKELSGVMTVLTDSSCSSEEAAIKSMSNAEKQKQQSESVATAVNELVMTSNEVTANIENAAMNAEKIKDNAHQALQETHATNDSINVLAENIAESQNLIVQLEDQSREINQVVTTIQGIAEQTNLLALNAAIEAARAGDHGRGFAVVASEVRELSLMTNDSTHQIESTIHGLTSGIAKTVAKMSVSLEQTGLVKHQTKDVVNAIEGIHFQVGEMFDLNSQIATASEEQSMVSAEIDRSITDIAHLASDTHTVVSGSVRCSEQVSNVSVKLEKIVAQFKY; translated from the coding sequence ATGAGTAATCCATCAGAACCTCAGCGTCATTCGCTGTCTCTTTCAATACGCAGTAAATTCATTCTAATCAACCTCACCCTGTTTGTTTCAGTCTTTATCTATGCCATCTATGAGCAGTTCAGCTTAGACAAGCTTGAATCTTTGGAACGTGCTGCTACTGAAAATTTGAGGAGCTCTGTTGACCTACTCACCCTGAGGCGACACGAAAAAGATTTCTTGTCTCGCCACGATAACAAATACGCAAAACGCTTTGACAAAACCGCCAACACCCTGAATCAACGATTGGTGACTTTGAACCAAACTCTAGCTTCACACGAGCTTCACTTGTCTGACCAAATGACACGGATTTCGGACACTCTTCATCAATATCAAAAGCAGTTTCACCAAATTGTCGAACAAGTAAATAACATTGAACGTACGACCGCGCCTTTAGGTTTCGTCGCTGCGTTAGATGGCAAAAGAACCGCGTTAAAATCAGCGATCGAATCTGAATCAAGTTTGGCTTTAGAGCTTGCGTTGTTGGAGTTGATTGAAAAAGACTTCCATTATCTCGCTCATATCAATGACCAAACACATATGGCGCTAGCTGATGCTCTTAAAGAGTTTGAACCCTACTCTCAAACGTCGGTTGCAACAGAGCAAGCCTATTCGGACTACAAAGCTGCGGTTGAAACGCTCCTATTGGCCAACACAAATTTAGGTTTGTCGGCAGAACTCGGTCTTAGAGGTGCCTTACGTAGCAACGTCCACCAAACAGAACAAGCCATTGAAGCCGTACAAACCGAGATAAGCCAAGCTATCACAGCGGCAAGTACACATACCAAAAACACACTACACCTTTTTGGTGCGGCGATTGTTGCGCTGCTCTCTTTGCTGTTGGTGTTTATTGGTCGCAACATACTTGCGCGAATCAAAGCGATAAACGTGATGATGGAATCAATTGCCAATGGAGATGGTGACTTAACCGTGCGCATGAATGCCAAAGGCAATGATGAACTTGCTCAGTTGGCGCACTCCTTCGATACCTTCATCAATAAACTGCATGGCAATATTAAAGAGCTGTCTGGCGTGATGACAGTGTTGACCGATAGTTCGTGTAGCTCTGAAGAAGCGGCAATCAAAAGTATGAGCAATGCTGAAAAGCAGAAGCAACAATCTGAATCAGTAGCGACGGCAGTTAATGAGTTGGTGATGACCAGTAATGAAGTGACGGCGAACATAGAAAATGCGGCGATGAACGCTGAGAAGATCAAAGACAATGCACATCAGGCATTACAAGAAACCCACGCAACCAATGACAGCATTAATGTGCTGGCCGAGAATATTGCAGAGTCTCAAAACCTAATTGTTCAGCTCGAAGATCAGAGTCGTGAAATCAACCAAGTCGTTACTACGATTCAGGGCATTGCGGAACAAACTAACCTACTCGCGCTAAATGCAGCGATAGAAGCTGCGCGTGCTGGTGATCATGGACGTGGGTTTGCAGTCGTGGCGTCTGAAGTAAGAGAACTTTCGCTAATGACTAACGATTCAACCCATCAAATTGAATCGACTATTCATGGCCTAACGTCTGGAATAGCAAAAACGGTCGCTAAGATGTCGGTAAGCCTAGAACAAACGGGGTTAGTTAAACACCAAACCAAAGATGTGGTAAATGCGATTGAAGGGATACACTTTCAGGTTGGCGAGATGTTCGACTTAAACAGCCAGATTGCCACAGCGTCTGAAGAACAATCCATGGTATCAGCGGAGATTGACCGCAGCATCACTGATATCGCGCACTTAGCGAGTGATACTCATACAGTGGTATCTGGGTCTGTTCGTTGCAGTGAACAAGTATCGAACGTGAGTGTGAAGCTAGAGAAGATTGTGGCGCAGTTTAAATATTGA